One genomic segment of Bacteroidota bacterium includes these proteins:
- a CDS encoding DUF4199 domain-containing protein, whose protein sequence is MNNSELLKHCIKYATLYALAGFGLFVILSFITDNPMGNISLLGTPVFIAFICYSQKNYRDQQLKGSITYGQAVQVGLYTVVFSSLMFCLLLYLYVGFLRPDIFNNYKQFTLDQFQKLSDMGIMSQLAEKSISEAEKLTPGAVVQGECLNKLLGGLIIVLISSAVFKKQEPINPSNDLI, encoded by the coding sequence TTGAACAATTCAGAATTATTAAAGCACTGTATTAAGTATGCAACATTATATGCTTTGGCCGGTTTTGGGCTGTTTGTTATCCTCAGTTTTATAACAGATAACCCAATGGGTAATATTTCACTACTTGGTACTCCGGTGTTTATTGCTTTTATTTGTTATTCGCAAAAAAATTATCGTGATCAACAACTCAAAGGTTCGATAACCTATGGGCAGGCAGTTCAAGTTGGTTTATATACGGTGGTATTTTCTTCTCTTATGTTTTGTTTACTCTTGTATTTATATGTTGGATTTTTGCGGCCTGATATTTTTAACAATTACAAGCAGTTTACCCTCGATCAATTTCAAAAACTAAGCGATATGGGTATTATGAGCCAACTGGCTGAGAAGTCTATATCTGAAGCTGAAAAGCTTACACCTGGTGCAGTTGTGCAGGGCGAATGTTTAAACAAATTATTGGGCGGTTTAATCATTGTGCTTATATCTTCGGCAGTGTTTAAAAAACAAGAACCTATTAACCCTTCAAATGATCTTATATAA
- a CDS encoding glycosyltransferase family 2 protein translates to MNISIVIPLFNEDESLTELTDWINRVMEKHDFSYEIIYIDDGSTDKSWQVIEELATANNQIRGIKFRRNYGKSAALQKGFEAAQGEVVITMDADLQDSPDEIPELYRMIAQDKYDLVSGWKRKRYDPLMKTIPSKLFNKTTQLMSGIYNLHDFNCGLKAYRQEVVKNIEVYGEMHRYIPVIAKWQGFSKIAEKEVQHQARKYGVTKFGLERFINGFLDLLTIFFVGKFGKRPMHMFGTLGTLMFAIGFMFTLMLGLNKLYTVYFTNENARMLTERPSFYLSLTCMVLGSMLFLAGFLGELISRVGANRNNYQIEKRIK, encoded by the coding sequence ATGAACATTTCAATTGTTATACCCTTATTCAACGAAGATGAATCTTTAACCGAATTAACCGATTGGATAAACCGAGTGATGGAGAAACATGATTTCAGTTATGAAATTATTTACATAGATGACGGAAGCACCGATAAGTCGTGGCAAGTAATAGAAGAATTAGCAACAGCCAACAATCAAATACGAGGTATTAAATTCAGGCGCAATTACGGCAAAAGTGCAGCTTTACAAAAGGGCTTTGAAGCGGCCCAAGGTGAGGTGGTCATAACCATGGATGCCGATTTGCAGGATAGTCCGGATGAGATTCCAGAATTGTATCGCATGATTGCACAAGATAAGTATGACCTAGTATCGGGTTGGAAACGCAAGCGCTACGACCCGCTAATGAAAACTATTCCAAGTAAACTTTTTAATAAGACCACTCAACTAATGAGCGGCATATATAACCTGCATGATTTTAATTGCGGCCTTAAAGCGTACAGGCAAGAAGTGGTAAAAAATATTGAGGTATATGGAGAAATGCATCGATATATACCTGTAATAGCCAAGTGGCAAGGCTTTAGCAAAATTGCAGAAAAGGAAGTGCAACATCAGGCACGTAAGTATGGTGTTACTAAATTCGGGTTAGAAAGGTTTATTAATGGTTTTCTTGATTTGCTAACCATATTTTTTGTTGGCAAGTTTGGCAAGCGCCCTATGCATATGTTTGGCACCTTAGGTACACTGATGTTTGCCATTGGATTTATGTTTACACTTATGTTGGGTTTAAACAAATTATATACGGTTTATTTTACCAATGAGAATGCACGTATGCTAACCGAAAGGCCTTCGTTTTATCTCTCACTTACCTGTATGGTTTTGGGTTCTATGCTTTTTCTTGCCGGCTTTCTGGGCGAATTAATTTCACGTGTTGGTGCCAACCGCAACAATTATCAAATTGAAAAACGAATTAAATAA
- the fsa gene encoding fructose-6-phosphate aldolase gives MLFFIDTANLAQIKEANDLGVLDGVTTNPSLMAKEGIKGEEKIRQHYIDICNIVDGDVSAEVISTDFAGIIKEGEALAALHKNIVVKVPMIKEGVKALKYFSKKGIRTNCTLVFSAGQALLAAKAGATYVSPFLGRLDDVSTDGMVLIEDIRTIYDNYGFNTKILAASIRHPMHIIQCAKIGADVATCPLNAITDLLKHPLTDIGLAKFLADAAK, from the coding sequence ATGTTATTTTTTATTGACACAGCAAACCTTGCACAAATAAAAGAAGCCAATGACCTTGGCGTACTTGATGGTGTAACCACCAACCCATCGCTCATGGCTAAAGAAGGAATTAAGGGCGAAGAAAAAATCAGGCAACACTATATAGATATATGCAACATTGTTGATGGCGATGTAAGTGCAGAAGTTATCAGCACCGATTTTGCCGGTATTATAAAAGAAGGCGAAGCATTGGCTGCCTTACACAAAAATATTGTTGTAAAAGTACCGATGATTAAAGAGGGAGTAAAAGCATTAAAATATTTCTCAAAAAAGGGAATTCGAACCAACTGCACCCTTGTTTTTTCTGCAGGGCAGGCATTGCTGGCAGCAAAGGCTGGTGCAACGTACGTTTCACCATTTCTAGGAAGGTTAGATGATGTAAGTACCGATGGCATGGTATTAATAGAGGATATACGCACCATTTATGACAACTATGGATTTAATACAAAAATATTGGCAGCATCTATTCGCCATCCTATGCACATTATTCAGTGCGCTAAAATCGGTGCCGATGTGGCCACCTGCCCATTAAATGCTATAACTGATTTATTAAAACATCCATTAACGGATATAGGGCTGGCCAAATTCCTGGCAGACGCAGCCAAGTAA